The region CGGTTGCGGAACCGGTGATCGTTGGCACGCGCATTGCGAAGCCATCCAGCTTGCCCTCAAGTGCAGGCAGAACCAGGGCAACTGCCTTAGCAGCACCCGTCGTCGTTGGGACGATGTTCTGAGCTGCTGCACGGGCACGACGCAGGTCCTTGTGAGGTGCGTCCTGAATGCGCTGGTCGCCAGTGTAAGCGTGAATGGTGGTCATCAGACCGGACTTGATGCCGAACTGCTCTTCCAGAATCTTCGCGACTGGTGCAAGGGAGTTCGTGGTGCAAGATGCAGCGGAGATAATCTGCTGATCATTGCTGTAGTCGGTGTGGTTGACGCCCCAGACGTAGGTGCCATCGACGTTCTTACCCGGTGCGGAGATGATGACCTTCTTAGCGCCAGCCTCGATGTGAGCCTTTGCGTCATTGCCATCGGTGAAGCGGCCGGTGCAATCAAGGACGATGTCGACGTTTGCGTCGCCCCATGCGAGCTTGGATGGGTCCTTCTCTTCGGTAACCTCGATGCGGTGACCATCAACGGTGATGGAGGACTCGTCGTACTCAACGTCGCGGCCGAGCTGGCCATACGCTGTGTCGTACTTGACAAGGTGGGCCAAAGTCTTGTTGTCGGTCAGGTCATTAATCTTCACGACCTCAAGGTCGCTCGAGTACTGATCCAGGATGATGCGGAATGCCGAGCGGCCGATACGACCAAAGCCATTAATGCCAATACGAATAGTCACAGTCTTTACTCCTCTATGTCGGAAATTGTTGAGACTTGCTGATGGGCCGGTACCAATCTCTTTCCGTTCTCGGTGAGCTCCTTGGTTCAGCCCGTTGCTCATCAGTTTAGCGAGAGATTTCAACATGTGCATGGCCACGATGCCGCAAGAGACGCCCTAAAGGTGCATCACCAAAGAGACGGCGAAACCGGGGGTATCGTCTCATAATTTCACCAAGCATGAATGTCTGTTTACCGCCAAAGCCACACCTAATGCGACTCAAACAACGACAAAGGTAATCTCTTTTACCCCCGCGGGGCGTATCTGGCGAAGCTGCTTGTGCGCTATCCCCCGGAATTGTGATGTTGCACACAGGACGGTCTGGGAGCGCCCCAGAACGCTCTATGTTGCCTTCGTGTCTTTACCGCGAGTGTTCGCTATACCGAGCTCAGCAGCCCGCTTGTCAGCAAGGGACAACAGCCGACGAATTCGCCCAGCGACCGCATCCTTCGTCATCTGTGGGTCAGCCAACCGGCCAAGTTCTTCAAGCGAGGCTTGCCGGTGCTCAACACGCAGGTATCCGGCTTCGGCGAGATGCTCAGGCACATCGTCGCCGAGGATCTCCATCGCACGTTCCACACGCTGAGCGGCTACCGTCGCAGCATGTACGCTTCTGCGGGTGTTGGCGTCGTCAAAAGTTGCCAACCGTTGACCGCCACGCATCTGCGCTTGCTTCTCCCGAAGTTTTGCGTCCCACTCCAGGCGAGCAAGAGGCGCACCCATTCGACTGAGAAGCACCCCTATCGTCTCCGCATCACGGACATGTACACGCTCAACACCGCGAGTCTCCCGCATTCTGATGTGGCACCCAAGACGACGCGCTAACCCCACTAGGGCAAGCCCAGCTTCCTCGCATGGGCACTCGACCTCTAAAGCGGCAGTTCGGCCCGGCTCTGTGAGCGCTCCCCTAGCGAGGAACGCACCCCGCCACGCGGCTTCAACTTCAGCAATTTCTCCCGAAACGATTTGCGGGGGCATACCTACCACGAGATGACCAGACTGCGTCCGAAGATTTAGACGCCGATACAGCGCTTCAACACCAGTATCTAGACGTACTTCGTATTTCGTTTCCTTTGTCGCCGAGCCAGGTGAAACCACGGCGAACTTTGGTGAGCTCATGAAAAGAGTTTCAAGAATCAGGATTAAGCGACGTGCCACCGCCTCTTCCGCGAAATCCGCAATCATAGTTACCCCGTGGATTGAGGCGTCAAGTTTTCCTGCAAACCGAACTAACGCGGATGCCTCGGCGGCCGCGGCAGACTTCGCTCCTATTGGAGTTCGAAGCAGCTCTTCTTTGGTTTTGGCGGTCAGCGACACCGAGTGATCCTTTCTACAAAAACATCGGTGGATTAGTGTAGCGCACGTTATGCGTGAAAATCACGAACGAGAGATAGCAGCTCATGTGCAAGCTTGCGTGGATCATGCCGGTTTGTGTTGCGGTGCTGATCATCAACTTCATGAATATCTCGGAACAGTACAGTTGCACCAACTCGATCCGCGGCGCGCCCAAGATGAACGCGTTCGCCCTCCGTCGGGCTAATTGAGTTATCAGCCAGGAACACATCAACATGCAGGTTCGGAGCGTGCTGCTCGAAGACATGAATATGGCGTTCCGTGCTAAATCCCGGTGTCTCTCCTGCCTCCGGAGAAAGATTCAGCACTACAACTACCAACGCGGACGTCTCATTCAACGCGCGGACAATGTCCGGAACGAGTAGATGCGGAATCACCGACGAAAACCACGATCCAGGCCCGATTGTCACCACTTCTGCGTCCATGATCGCCTGCACTGCTTCGTCGGTTGCGGGAGGATTGTGGGGCAAAAGGCGGACGCGTCGCACAGTTCCGGGTGTGGTGGCAACGGCAACTTGACCGCGAACAGAACGCAAAACACGGGGGTCGTCGTCTAACCCCGCGACATCGGCCTCAATGTCGAGAGGCATAGGACTCATAGGAACAACCCTGCCCTGTGCGCCTGTCCATGAGCCGATGACGTCCAACGCTTGCTGAATATCGCCGAGTTCCTCGCTTAGTCCGGCAAGGAGCAGATTGCCAACTGCGTGCCCTGCCATCGCTCCATTTCCGCCAAATCGGTGTTGTAATGTATCTCTCCACAGAGCGCCATCTTCGTCATCCGCGGTCAGGGCTGAGAGCGCCATCCGCAGGTCACCAGGCGGAATGATATCCATCTCACGGCGTAGC is a window of Corynebacterium pseudogenitalium DNA encoding:
- the whiA gene encoding DNA-binding protein WhiA, with amino-acid sequence MSLTAKTKEELLRTPIGAKSAAAAEASALVRFAGKLDASIHGVTMIADFAEEAVARRLILILETLFMSSPKFAVVSPGSATKETKYEVRLDTGVEALYRRLNLRTQSGHLVVGMPPQIVSGEIAEVEAAWRGAFLARGALTEPGRTAALEVECPCEEAGLALVGLARRLGCHIRMRETRGVERVHVRDAETIGVLLSRMGAPLARLEWDAKLREKQAQMRGGQRLATFDDANTRRSVHAATVAAQRVERAMEILGDDVPEHLAEAGYLRVEHRQASLEELGRLADPQMTKDAVAGRIRRLLSLADKRAAELGIANTRGKDTKAT
- a CDS encoding gluconeogenesis factor YvcK family protein, with translation MGPAFTCLGGGHGLYQTLLAARAAEARAIHAVVTVADDGGSSGRLRREMDIIPPGDLRMALSALTADDEDGALWRDTLQHRFGGNGAMAGHAVGNLLLAGLSEELGDIQQALDVIGSWTGAQGRVVPMSPMPLDIEADVAGLDDDPRVLRSVRGQVAVATTPGTVRRVRLLPHNPPATDEAVQAIMDAEVVTIGPGSWFSSVIPHLLVPDIVRALNETSALVVVVLNLSPEAGETPGFSTERHIHVFEQHAPNLHVDVFLADNSISPTEGERVHLGRAADRVGATVLFRDIHEVDDQHRNTNRHDPRKLAHELLSLVRDFHA
- the gap gene encoding type I glyceraldehyde-3-phosphate dehydrogenase, which codes for MTIRIGINGFGRIGRSAFRIILDQYSSDLEVVKINDLTDNKTLAHLVKYDTAYGQLGRDVEYDESSITVDGHRIEVTEEKDPSKLAWGDANVDIVLDCTGRFTDGNDAKAHIEAGAKKVIISAPGKNVDGTYVWGVNHTDYSNDQQIISAASCTTNSLAPVAKILEEQFGIKSGLMTTIHAYTGDQRIQDAPHKDLRRARAAAQNIVPTTTGAAKAVALVLPALEGKLDGFAMRVPTITGSATDLTVELSKDVTVDEVNAAIKKAAQDPEFGKALEYTEDPIVSSDIIGNTHGSIFDAGMTRVIDGNLVKLIAWYDNEWSYTSQFVRMTKHVADNLA